Within Desulfobacter sp., the genomic segment ATTCCCTATCCCGTGGACCATTATACCTGTAAGGGGGAGGGGGGACTGACATTGAATTTTGCAGGAAACCTGAACCTGTTGAGCAAGGCGGCCAGGGAATGGGTGGGGCTGGCCGCTTATTATGCCACGGGAAAGACATCGGCGCTGTTTCCCCCGGCTCGGCAGTGAAGTCCCTCCCGGTAAAACACCGGGAGGGAAAGGAAAAATTATTCTGCTGAAGGGATAAATCCGGGATCGGTGACGGCAAGGACGGCATAGCCACCCTGGACATTCTTGACCCGGTCATACCCTCTGTGGTTAAGGGCCGTCTGGCATTCGTAGGATCTGGCGCCGGTGCCGCAGAGCAGATAAAGGTCTTCATCCTTTGGCAGCTCTTCATACCGGTCCCGCAGTTCTTCCTGGGGCATGGAGAGCCATCTTTCTCCGTATTTTTCAATGAAAATATCGGCTTCTGACTTGCTTCTCAAATCCACTACCTTGATATCTTCTTTGCGGAAGAGTTCCAGGAAGTCCAGCATATCAATGGGAGTGTTCCGGCCTTCCAGGATGTTGTCCAGGACATTGCCGGCATTGTTGATGACATCCATTGCCGATGCGAATGGGGGGGCGTAACCGGTTTCCAGGGCGCAGACTTCGTCCACGTCGATGCCGGTCTGCAGCAGGGGCGCCACGGCGTCCACCCGGGCCTTGACCGCATCGGACTGTTCGCCGATGGCTTCAATCCCAAGAATTTTCCGGGTGGCACGGTCGGCAATGAGCTGGATGAACATGAATTTTGAGTTGGGATAGAAGTGGGCCCGGTCGAACTGGGCCACCAGGGCGTGGACCGGATCGAAACCCGCGGCCCTGGCCTGGGCCACGGTGAGGCCGGCGGTGGCTACCCCCAGGTCGAAGACTTTGATGCAGAAGGTGCCCACGGTGCCTCTGAATTTGGAGGCCCGGCCAAAAATATTGTTGGCGATGATCCGGCCCTGGCGGTTGGCCAGGGAGCCCAGGGGCATGGTGATGTTCTCACCGGAGACCAGGTTGCGCATTTCAATGCAGTCCCCGCCGGCATAGATGTCCGGATCCGTGGTTCTCAGGTTCCGGTCCACGATGAGTGCCCCGGTGTTGCCCACGGCCAGGCCGGCATCCGAGGCGAATTTGGTGTTGGGCCGGACCCCTGCTGACATGACCACCAGGTCGCAGTCAATGACGTCGCCGTTGACTTCAACCCCGGTAACCCCGGATTCCTCATCCCCCAGGATCCGTTTTACCTGCTGGGAGACAATGACCTGGACCTCGTTTTTCTCCAGCTGGTTTTCCACCATCCTGGAAATATTCTGGCCGATGGCCGTTGGCAGGACCTGGTCGGCCATTTCCACCAGGGTGGTCTCCACCCCCCAGAGGTCGGTGAGGGCCTCGGCCATTTCAATGCCGATGGCACCGGCACCGATGACCACGGCTTTGCCCACGATGCCCTTGGAAATCATATCCTTGATGTCCCGGGCCGTATGCAGATTGGATACGGTGAATACCCGGGGCAGGTCCGCACCGGGAATGGGGGGACGGACCGGGGTGGCGCCGGTGGCAATGACCAGCTTGTCATATGCCAGGGCCTCTTCATTGTCCTGGTCCAGGTGGCGGACCACCACCTTTTTTTCTTCCCGGTTGATGGCCACGGCCTCCACCCTGGGGAGGATCTTGATACCCTTGCAGGTTCTGAAAAATTCGGGATCCCTGACCGCATGGGCCGTGGTCGAGCGCAGCTCTTCTATGTCGGTGATATCTCCCCCGATGTAGTAGGGGATGCCGCATCCCCCGTAGGAGATGAGGTTGTCTCTGTCAATGACGGTGATTTCTGTGTCCGGATCAAGGCGTCTGAGGCGGCAGGCGACTTTCGGTCCAAGTGCAACAGCTCCGATGATAATAACTTTTTTTGCCATGATATCCTCTCTGCGTATCTATAATGCATTTATGGTGATAAACTGGGATAATTTAACCCTTTTTAAAAGAATTTCAATGGGAAAATCCCCAAGCCCCGGTTTTTTGGCTGGAATCCGGTTATTCCTGGAATCTGATGAAAAAGAAGAGTCCGGCCAGGATGAGGGCAAGGCCGGTGAGGGCGGCGGTGTCCGGCGGGGCCGCCTCCAGGAAGACCAGGCCGCCGGCCAGGGCGAACACCACTTCGCTGGACTGGGTGGCATCCACGGCGGCCAGTTCGTTGGGGGTGGCCGCCAGGTTTCGGGCAAAGAGAAAGATCCCCGTGGCAAATACCCCGGAGAACAGGGCCACCAATGCCGTGTTCATGATCTGGGAGGCGGCGGGCAGGGGCGGGCGGATGAGGACCACCAGAAGAATCCACAGGGGCATGGAGCCCAGGGTCATGAGCAGGATTTTGTTCAGAGAATTATCCATTTCCGGGGCGTCGATTTTCGGCACCCTGGGGTGGCGGCCCTGTTTGGCTTCCCAGACCAGCTGGTTGCCCAAGGGATAGCAGAAAGCCGCTCCAAGCACCGGGAGTCCGCCCAGAATCAATTCATTCAGGTTAAAGCTGTCGATGCGTGAAAGGTTGACCAAAATCACCCCGATGAATATCACCGATGAAAACAGCCAGACCCGCCGGGGAAATCTCCGGCCAAAGGCCGTGAATACAAAGAGGCTGGCCACCACGGTGAACTGCCAGGTGGCAGCGATTACCCAGCCCGGGGAAAAATCGGCGGCAAAGCAGATCAGGGCGTAAAACCCCCCGAAGCCGATCCCTCCCGCCGTTATCCAGAATTTCCAGTGGGCGGCAAATAAAGCCCCCGCATCCCTGAGTTTGCCCGGCCCTCCCCTGGCCAGGGTGATCAGGCTGAGGAAGATCAGCATGAACAGGTAGCGCAGGGCGGCGGACCAGAGCCAGTGGCCCCCTTCAAGGCTCATGACTTCATTGAGGATGAAGGTGGTGCTGAAAAATGCGCCGGAGAGGACGCCCAGGAGGATGAGTTTCACCATGGTCAGGTTGCTTTCGGCCTGATCTTTTCCAGCAGGGCCTGGTAGGCCTCGTTGATTTCCACGAATTTTTCGTGGTCGCCGCCCATGTCCGGGTGGTGCTGCCTGGCCAGTTTCCTGAACTTCCGGGTCAGGCCCTGTTTGTCCATGGTTTTCAGGTCGTCCCGGGAGAGGCCGAAAAGGGTTCTGGCCTGGGATACCGGCACCGACGGGCGCGGCGGCGGTGTGAAGATCCGGTGCCGGCCCATGAAATCCCTTGCCATGTCATCCAGGAGCACGGTGTCCCCGTAGGTATGGTCAAAGAACATCACGGCATACCGGATCAGGTAGTCGTGGAGGCTGCTGGTAAGATCAAAGAGTTCTTTGTTGAGCAGGCAGATCTCCTCGATGAAATAGGTTTCCACCTTATCCTGGTCCATGGCGTGGGGCATCTGTTTGGCCATGAAGCTCTGGAAGAAGCGCTGGAGGTCCAATACGGTGTATACATAGGATTTGAGATCCCGGGGCCGGATGCATTTTTCCTGGGCCATGAAGTACTGCTCGATTTCATCCCGGGATTTGTCCTTGAGGGTCCGGAAGATCACCGGCGGCATGTTGATAAGCGGCCCCTGGTCCATGTTGCCGAATTTAAGGTAATGGGCCCGGCGTTTGTCAAAGGCATGGATGGACCGGGCCAGTGCTTCCTTCTCTTTTTTGCCCATTCGTTTAAAACCGGTGGAGGTCCGGCGGTCAAAGGTTTCCGTGGCCCGGCGGACGGCCGGGCGCAGAAAGGGGAGAAATAGGGTTTCAAACTCGTCGGCATCAAATCTTTTTGCCTTTTGGGCCACCCGGGACTCCAACTCCGGGCTCAGGTACCAGGCATTGCCCCCGGGATAGTCGATCCAGGCCCCGGGGCAGGGGCCCAGGCCGCAGATATCCCGGTGCCGGAAGC encodes:
- a CDS encoding multidrug resistance efflux transporter family protein — translated: MVKLILLGVLSGAFFSTTFILNEVMSLEGGHWLWSAALRYLFMLIFLSLITLARGGPGKLRDAGALFAAHWKFWITAGGIGFGGFYALICFAADFSPGWVIAATWQFTVVASLFVFTAFGRRFPRRVWLFSSVIFIGVILVNLSRIDSFNLNELILGGLPVLGAAFCYPLGNQLVWEAKQGRHPRVPKIDAPEMDNSLNKILLMTLGSMPLWILLVVLIRPPLPAASQIMNTALVALFSGVFATGIFLFARNLAATPNELAAVDATQSSEVVFALAGGLVFLEAAPPDTAALTGLALILAGLFFFIRFQE
- a CDS encoding J domain-containing protein — its product is MYLAKIKKGKGFTYMLRESVPVEQGFRHRDICGLGPCPGAWIDYPGGNAWYLSPELESRVAQKAKRFDADEFETLFLPFLRPAVRRATETFDRRTSTGFKRMGKKEKEALARSIHAFDKRRAHYLKFGNMDQGPLINMPPVIFRTLKDKSRDEIEQYFMAQEKCIRPRDLKSYVYTVLDLQRFFQSFMAKQMPHAMDQDKVETYFIEEICLLNKELFDLTSSLHDYLIRYAVMFFDHTYGDTVLLDDMARDFMGRHRIFTPPPRPSVPVSQARTLFGLSRDDLKTMDKQGLTRKFRKLARQHHPDMGGDHEKFVEINEAYQALLEKIRPKAT
- a CDS encoding FAD-dependent oxidoreductase, whose translation is MAKKVIIIGAVALGPKVACRLRRLDPDTEITVIDRDNLISYGGCGIPYYIGGDITDIEELRSTTAHAVRDPEFFRTCKGIKILPRVEAVAINREEKKVVVRHLDQDNEEALAYDKLVIATGATPVRPPIPGADLPRVFTVSNLHTARDIKDMISKGIVGKAVVIGAGAIGIEMAEALTDLWGVETTLVEMADQVLPTAIGQNISRMVENQLEKNEVQVIVSQQVKRILGDEESGVTGVEVNGDVIDCDLVVMSAGVRPNTKFASDAGLAVGNTGALIVDRNLRTTDPDIYAGGDCIEMRNLVSGENITMPLGSLANRQGRIIANNIFGRASKFRGTVGTFCIKVFDLGVATAGLTVAQARAAGFDPVHALVAQFDRAHFYPNSKFMFIQLIADRATRKILGIEAIGEQSDAVKARVDAVAPLLQTGIDVDEVCALETGYAPPFASAMDVINNAGNVLDNILEGRNTPIDMLDFLELFRKEDIKVVDLRSKSEADIFIEKYGERWLSMPQEELRDRYEELPKDEDLYLLCGTGARSYECQTALNHRGYDRVKNVQGGYAVLAVTDPGFIPSAE